The genomic interval GTGGTCCAGGCCGGTCTCGACCCGTCTGCCGCCGGCCCGGCCGCGGCCGAGAACTCGTGGTCGTCGTACCGGCACGACGGCGCCGTATCGGTGACCTACGCGATCCACGCCTGGCCGATCTCGCCCGTTTACGCGACCGCGCTGGCATCGGTGCTGGCCGATGCGACCCACAGACGCTCGTTCTCATTCGTCGTCGAGCCGCTCGGGCCGCGTGCGGCGCAGAAAGCGGTGATGGTCGAACGGACGAAGCGCGAGGTCGGCATCAGGCTGCGAGCCCGCACCGGCCAAGCGGTCTCCGCCTTCGAGCAGGTCGCGCTCGACCGCGCTGCGGCGCAAGAGGCAGAGCACGCACACGGGTCTGGCCTGTGTCGCTTCACCGGCTACCTCACAGTGACGGTCGACGACCCGAACGAGCTGCCGGACGCCTGCGCGCAGGCAGAGGCCGGCGCAGCTCTCATCGGGATTGAGCTGCGGCGGATGTACGGCGCCCAAGACACAGGCTTCGCCATGACCCTTCCCGTGGGTCTCGGCCTTCCGGCGAAGCGGTGGTGAGCGGGATGCGTAGCCCTTTGAACAGGCGGCGCGAGCTCGTAGCCTCTACCAGCCTTCCGGCCGTCGCGATCACTACGCTCCGACCGCCGGTCCCCGCTGCTCATCCTCCCGTCGCATCTGCCGTGACCGGTCGTGCTGAGCTGCGCTCCCCGAGCAGCGCTCCGCGGCGGGGGATCAACAGGCCATATGCCGGCCGTGCGGTCCGTGCTCCGCAGCCTCGGGTCTACCGGGCCGCGACGTCGCAGCTCGCCGGGCTCTATCCGTTCCTGTACGGCGGCGGCGTACCCGCGATCGGACCCTGCATCGGCACGAACCTGCTCAGCGGCGCGGCGTTCTCCTGCCATCCGATCGCGTGGCTCAACAACGGGCTGATCACCAATCCCAACGTGCTGTTCACCGGTATCCCCGGGGCTGGCAAGTCCGCGCACATCAAGGCTCTCTCACTGCGGCTGATGTCGTACGGCGTCAAGACTCTCGTCCTCGGCGACCTGAAGAACGAGTACAAGGAGCTCGCGCACGGGCTCGGCGTCGAGCCCGTGCAGCTGGGCCCAGGACTCCCGGCCCGGCTCAACCCCCTCGATGCCGGCCCTCTCGGTGAGGACCTGCCCAGCGACCCCGTCGAGCTGGAGGAGCGCCTGGCCGAGATCCACCGGAGACGGCTTACCCTGCTCAACGCCCTGCTGGCCACGAAACTCGGGCGTCCGCTCTCGCCGACTGAGGAGGCCGCCGTCTCTCTGGCCATCCACGAGGCGACGGGACAGGCAGGCGGGGCCACCACCTTGGTCGATCCGACGTTGCCGCAGGTGTGGGGCGTACTTCGGGACCCGACCGACGAGATGGCCCGAGACCTCCGGGTCCGCGGCGGGGACGCCGAGGAACTCCGCGACCTCGTGCGCGACGTCACCGACGCTCTACGCGCGATGGTCCGCGGCTCGCTCTCCGGTCTGTTCGACGGCCCGACCACCGTCGCCCTCGACTTCACCGCGCCGATCCAAACCGTCGACCTGTCCCGGCTCGACGGCCGGGGCGACGAGACGATCGCGATGACCCTTGCGTGCGTCTCCTCCTGGGGCCAGTCCGCGATCGACGACCCGGCCGGCCCGGTGCGCCTTGTCGTACGAGATGAACTGTGGCGCGCAATGAGGATCCCCGCGATGGTGCGCAAGCTCGACGGCGACCTGCGCCTGTCCCGAGCCACCGGCACGATCCAGGTTCTCGCCACGCACAGGTTGGCTGACTTCGAGACGGTTGGCGCGGCCGGGACTCCGGAAGCGGCGATCGCGGCGAACCTCATCGCCAGCTGCGACGTGCGAGTCTGCCTGGCCCAGGACGTCGCTCCGCTTGCGATGACCCGCGACGCCATCGGGCTCACGGGTGCCGAATGCGCCCACATAGCCTCCTGGGGAGCCGCGCACATCGGCCACGCCCTGTGGAAGGTCGGTCGGCACCACTCAGCCGCGGTTCGTCTGGAGCTGACGCCGCTCGAACGTGAGTGGTTCTACACCAACCAGCGGATGTCGGCGTGATGGCTACCCGTTCTGCGGGCCCTTCGCCGGCCCGGTACCTGGTGCACGACGCCAAGGACCTGGTCCTCACGCTCGCCGTCGGCCTCTTCGCCGTGGCAGGGATCGGCACCTGGGCGTGGGGCGAACTGGCGGGACTGTTGGCGCGCGGCGGTCTCCCGGGCGTTTCGCCTTCACGGAGTCTGTCGATCGCCACGCGCCTGCTGGGACATCTGGGCGATCCCCGCATGGCCTGGCCGGCCGACGCGGCCGCCGTGCTACCGGGGCCGGTGTCGTTCTACTGCGCGGGATGTCTTCTGCTCGCTGGCTGCGCTGCGGTGAGCTTCGTCGGGCTACGGCTTTGGGTGCGCTTCAAGCGGCGCGATGACGGGTTCGCTGCCCGCTCTGACCTCACGGTCCACCTGGCTGAGTCGGCGGTCATGAAGCGTGGGCCGGTGGTGCGCCCGAGCCTGAAGGAGGCATCGTTCGGCCTTGCCGACGTCGGCCTGCCGCTTGGCCGCTCCGTCCCGGACAAGGTGAGGCTGGCGGTGTCGACGGAGGACTCCGTCGTCGTGATCGCCGCTCCTCGTCAGGGTAAGTCCTCGCAGGTCGTGATTCCGTGGGTACACCGCTGGCCCGGCTCTGCGCTGGTCACGTCGATGCGGATGGACGTGCTGCTGGCCACCGCGGCCCTTCGCGAGAAGCAAGGCCCGGTCGCGGTCATGGCACCGACGGGGATGACGTCGTGGCCGTCGTTGGTCCGGTGGTCGCCGACGTCCGGCTGCAAGAACCTCGACAAAGCCCGCGAGCGTGCCGAGGTGATGGTCACCGTCGGCCGTAGTGAGAAGCAGGATTCGTCGAACGCCGGGTACTTCGGCGCCAACGCCACCAACCTGCTCACCCTGTGGCTGCACGCCGCGGCGCTCGCCGGGCGCTCGATGATCGACGTTCTCACGTGGTCTCTGAACGACCGCGACGACACCCCAGTCAAACTCCTGCGCGATCACCCGGCGGCTGCGCCCGGCAGTGCTCAGTTGCTGGACGGTCTCTACCGGACGCCACCGGAGACGAAGTCCGGCTTGTGGACCACCGTCCAGACCGCGTTGGCGCCGCTGCTCTCGCCGACTGCGCAGGCCACGTTTTGCCCCGAAGACGAGTCCGACGTCTTCGATCTGGAGTCCTTCCTACGGTCGAAGGGGACCGTCTATCTGCTGGTTGAGCGGAAGCAGGCCAGCGCTCTGGCACCGCTGATCGCAGTGTTCGTCGACGAGCTGATAGAAACCGCGAAGCGTATCGCCGACACGATGCCGGGAGGGCGGCTCGATCCGCCGCTCGCGCTGTTCCTCGACGAGATCGCGAACGTTGTCCCGCTCCCGTCGTTGCCCGACCTGATGTCGTTCGCCGGCGGCTCCGGCATCTTCATCGCCGCCATCCTCCAGTCCCGGGCGCAGGCCGAGGCGCGTTGGGGCTCGGAACAGGCCGCGATGCTCTGGGGAGCTGCCACCGTCAAGCTCATCCTCGGTGGTCTGTCCGGCGCCGAGCTGCGAGACCTATCGGAGAACCTGGTCGGCGAATACGACCGGCACATGACCACCTACCAGCGCTCGGACGATGGTTCGATCACCACCGGAACCTCGGTTCAGCAACACAAGACCATGACCGCCGAGGACATCCGCACACTCAGCTCTGCCGAGCGCGAAGCGCTGGTCATCCACGCCACCACTCCCGCCGTGAAGATCCGCATGACGCGCCACTACGAAGGCCCTGACGCGGCGCTTTACGCCCGTGCGGAAAAGGCTGCGTACGCGATCCTGGAGGAGCAGATTCCGTGAGCGCCTTCGAGGAACGCCATGCGAGACCACCGACCATAGGCCCGAGCGCCGGGCGACGGATCCGCGGACGTCCGCGGCAGACCGCCAGTCGGCTCACGCGTAGGCCGCGGCCGACGCCGGAGCCCGTGGGGTACGGCCGGGGTCGGCCGGCGACCGGTGACGCTCCTGTGCCGCTTGCCGAGTGGCACTCGATGACCGAACCGGAGTACACGCTCGCCTGGGAGCAGCTTCGCGACTGGACCGTGTGGCTCGTTGGCCGCTACCGCCTGGTCCTTGAAGACCGGCTGCCGGCCTGCTGGCCCGAGCATCCGGAACTGATCGAGGAGCTCTGGGCGCTACGTGCTTGGCGGATGGAGGCCTACGGTCCCGAGGGCGCCGGACAGTCAGCCGTCTACTGGCACCAGGCCCTTGTTGCCTTTCTCGGACACGTCTCCGTCTGGTGGGCCGGTGGCTGCCGTGCCGGGCATTCGAGCCCGAACACCGACCTCCGCCCCGAGCAGGTCCGCAGCTGGAAGTACGCCAGCCCACTTGTCGGTATTCCGCGGCAGCCGCACCCAATCTCAACCGAACTCAACGTCATCACCACCGAGCAGATGCGGGCCCTGACGGACGCCGGGCTGGCCCACCCACAGCACGAGACCATCGCCGCCTTCACCTACTACGACGGCTCCTGGTGGGCCTTCGGGCCACCCGAGGGCGAGGACGGCACCGCGATGTGGTTCCGCGCAGACGACGCGGACCTCGACACCAACACCGAAAGCGAGAACTCCCATGACCATCACTGAATCCCGTGACTGCCGTGCAGACCACCGGGCGTACATCGAGTCAGTGCGGGTTGCGCTGCTGCTAGAGGGCATCCGCGTAGGCGACGCGGCCTTCAACACCGGCACCGTGCGATCGGCGACGATGACGCTGCTCGCGCCCGATGACGACTTCGACGAGCCCTGGCACCACACCTTCGCCAGCGCCGAGCGCGTGGAACTGCGCTGGACCGAGGAAGACGGCTGGTCCCTGTTGGCTCTTCACACCAGCGGCGACAGGTGCCTGCCGACCATCTGGCGGCCCGGCTTCGGGGCGGTCCTTCCTGCCAATGAGATCTGCGCCTGGCTCGCCGTCCTGCTGACCATGCCGGGGGTCTCTCCGAGCCAGGACGACGGCCCGTACCGCTCTCATCAGACCGACGATCCCGCCTTCGAAGCCTCCCTGGCCTTCTACGCGATCTGAGCCGCCCGCACAGCCCCGGCTCACCGCCGGCCCGCACCACACGGAGGCCGCACCATGGCCGAATCCCTTCTCACGAAGACCACGGACGTCGGTCCGATCAGCCGCGCCCGTGCCAGCCTGGCCGCGCTGGAAACACTCGACCGGCTACACCAGGCGCCGCAAACACCACCGGCGCCCGGAGACCTGACGACGCTGCGCGGCTGGTCCGGATGGGGACCGCTCGCCCCGGCTCTGGAACGCTCACGAACCGGAAGCTGGAAGGAGATCGGCGAGCGTATCGCCTTCTTGCTGCCAGACGATCATTACAACGACGGGGTCCAGGCGACCTACAACGCCTTCTATACGCCGCCGCAGATCACGGCGGCATGCTGGCAGATCCTCGCCGATCTCGGATTCTCCGGTGGAAGGGTCCTCGAACCTGGTTGCGGCGCTGGGGCATTCATCGCCAACACGCCCGACGAGATTCCCGCGGCCTGGGTCGGCGTCGAACGTGATCCCACCACGGCCGCCATCGCCCGCATGCTGAACCCGGACGCCACCATCCACGCCAAGAGGCTGGAGGAGACCCCGCTCGCGTCGTACAGCATGGACGCGGTGCTGGGTAACGTGCCCTTCGGCGACACCAAGGTCTACGACCCGACCACACCGCGCGAAGTATCTGCGAACCTGCACAACTACTTCATCTACCGCTCGGTGAAGGCGTTGCGCCCCGGAGGCATCGCCGTGCTGGTCACCTCGCGGTACACCATGGACGCGGCTGGCAGCACCGGCCAGATGGCCCGGTATCTGATAGCGCTTGAGGCCGAGTTGCTTGGCGCGATTCGTCTACCGAACGAAGCTCTTACCTCGGGCGGCACAGAGCCCCTTGTTGACGTACTGGTGCTGCGCAGACGTCGCACCGGCGAGGCGTCTCTTCCCGACCAAGACCAATGGATTACAACCGGCGCGTCTGTCGGTGGGCAGCAGGTCAACAACTACTTTCTGACGAACCCGAACATGGTGCTCGGCGAATTGGCCGAGGACCAGGCGCCGCGCTGGGGCCGAACTCTGCGTGTCGATGTCCGGCCGGACGACCCGCCGGTTGAGCTCGCCATCGCAGCGGCCGGAAGTGAGATCGTGCGCCGAGCCACGGAGGCAGGTCGGCGATGGGATGTAGACGCCGGCGCCTCGCCGATCACGGTCGAGACCGCGCCCTTCGAGCTACGCGCCGACGGGAAGAAGGAGGGATCGTTCCACCTGGTCGACGGCGTCGTGCACGAAGTCGTCGACGGCGCGCTCACCGTGGTCGGGCGACCCGGCAAGGAACTGCCGAAGCTGGTGGCCCTCCGCGACGCGGCACTGGCCCTGCTGGACGCCGAGACCGACCACAGCCGCCCCGATGAAGACCTTGCCCCGCTCCGGGCTGAAGCGGCGCGTCGCTATGACGCCTACGTCAAGGCGCACGGATACCTCAACCGATACACGGTCGTAGAAGGCAAGCCCGACGAGGACGGCTCGGTGACCACCTCACGGCGCCGACCTGCGATGGGCGGGTTCCGCCGGGACCCGGACTTCGTCACGGTCCTCGCCCTGGAGGACTTCGACGACGACACCCGCAGCGCGACCAAGGCTGCCCTGCTCACCCGCCGCGTCAACCGGCCGCGGTCCCGCGCTACCCATGCTGAAAGCCCAGCGGAGGCCGTCGCACTGTGCCGCGACGAGCTGGGCCGCTTCGACGTCGAGCGCGTAGTCGAGCTACTGGGAGTAGCTGAGGAGGAGGCGGCGCGGCAACTCGCGGACGTGGCGTTCATCGACCCTGATACAAACGCCTGGACACCGGCCGACGAGTACCTGAGCGGGAATGTGCGGACCAAGCTGGCGCGAGCGCGCGTCGCGGGCGCTGCTGACCGCGACCGCTTCGGACGCAACGTCCCGGCCCTCGAAGCCGTCATCCCTGCGGACCTCGAACCTGAGCAGATCGAGGCCAACCTCGGCGCGCCGTGGATACCGGCCACTGACGTGAGCGAATTCGCTCGAGAACTACTTGGGTTCCCAGTCAAGATCTGGCATGAGCCACGGACCAACACCTGGAGCGTGACCGCGAGCCGGCGCGCGGAGGAATCTGCGGCAGCCACAGCCGATTGGGGCACCCATCGACTCAACGCCTACCAGCTGCTCGAATACGGTCTCAACGGCAAGGCGCCTGTGGTTTACGACGTCATCGACGACAGGCGGGTTCGCAACCAGGACGAGACGATCGCCGCGAACGACCGCCTCGACGCCATCGCCGGGCGATTCGCGAACTGGTGGCGGGAAGACCCCGATCGCGCTGATCGCCTCACGCACGACTACAACCAGACCTTCAACGCGGTCGTGCCCAGAAAGTACGACGGCAGCTACCTGACCTTCCCGGGCCTGGACGCAGAGTTTGAGCCCTACTCTCATCAGCGCGACATGGTCGCCCGCATGATCTCGGGCGACGACGCCCTGTGTCCGTACCCGGTCGGCACCGGCAAGACGGCGACCATGTTCATGGCCGCCATCAAGCTCAAGGCCCTCGGGCTGGCGTCGAAACCGCTGATGATCGTGGTGCCCTCGACCCTGGAGCAGATCGCCCGCGACGGCAAACGGCTGTTTCCCAACGCTCGGATTCTCATGGCGGGGAAGGAGGACCTCGCGACCGCCCGCGGGCGCAAGCTGTTCGCGGCGCGCTGCGCGATGGAGGACTGGGACGCGGTGGTCATGTCCCACCCTTCCTTCACCTCGCTGCCTGTCCATCCGACGGTGAAGGCGGAGTACCTGTCGACGCTCGCTGCCGACTACAGAACCGCGCTCATCGCAGCCAAGGCGGATCGCGCTGAGCCGCGCAAGATCAAGCAGATCGCCAAGATGGTCGACAACCTCGACGCCCAAGCCAAGGCGCTGCCGAACCACGCCACCGACGACGGGGTCTTCTTCGAACACCTGGGCACCGACTATCTGCTCGTCGATGAGATGCACTACTTCAAGAACCTCGGTGTGCCGGTGCACACCGACGGCTTCGCGATCAACGGCTCCAAGCGTGCCCAGGACCTGGACATGAAGCTGAGCTGGCAGCGGGGCCAGCATCCGGGCCAAGGCGTGGTCACCGGGTTCACCGGCACCCCGGTCTCCAACACGCTGCTCGAAATGTTCATCCTCCAGCACTACCTCCAGCCGCAACGGCTGGAGGAACTCGGGCTGGCCTCGGCAGATGCCTGGGCAGCGCTGTTCGTACGCTTCGGCACGGGAGTCGAGATCACCCCGGACGGCGGGTTCCGGCTCAACCGCCGGCCGGTGGAGATCATCAACATCCCCGAGCTGATGCACACCGTCGCCGAGTTCGCCGAACTGCGGGCACCCGAAGCCTTCCCCGTGGTGCGGCCCGAGGCGCAGCGGCACATCGTGGTGGTCGACGCCTCCGACACCGTGCGCGACTACGTGCGCGAGCTGGGGGAGCGGGCAGACGACATTCGGGCCGGCGGAGTGTCGCCAAGCTTCGACAACATGCTCAAGATCTGCTCGGACGGCCGCAAGGTGGCGCTTCACGAGTCGCTCGTCGGCCTCGAATCCGAGGGCCCCGGCAAGATCGGCGCCGTCGTGGCGAACGTCGCCCGCATCTACCACGAGACCAAGAACCTCGAACTCGCCGGTGACAGCGCCGGCATCACGGGCCGGCTTCAGCTGGTGTTCTGCGACCTCGGCACGCCGAACAAAGACAAGGGAAACCAGGCCTACGGCATCATCCGCCAGCAGCTGACCGCCGCCGGCGTCCCGCTGCGAGGTATCCGCTTCATCCATGAGGCTGCCACTGATGCTCAGCGCCTGGTGCTGTTCGACCAGTGCAACAAGGGCGAAGTCAACGTGCTGCTCGGGTCCACCGACAAGCTCGGAGTCGGCGTCAACGTCCAGCGGCGCGCGATCGCCCTGCACCACATCGACGCGCCCTGGCGGCCTGATCAGGTCGAGCAGCGCGAGGGCCGGGTATGGCGGCCGAAGAACCTGAACCCGCACGTGAACATCTACCGCTACGTCACCAAGGACTCCTTCGACGCCTTCATGTGGCAGACCCTGGAGCGCAAAGAGAAGGCCATGCGCCCGATCCTGTCCGGCCAGGTCGCAGCGCGCAGCATCGAGGACATCGGCGATGTGGCCCTTGACTACGGCCAGATCAAGGCGGTCGCCACGGGCAATCCGATGCTCGCAGAGCTGAACGAACTGAACGTCAAGGTCAAGAGCCTCGCGAGCCTGGCGGCCAGCCACCAGCGCAACCAACGCCGCCTGCGTGCCGACATCCACACCTTCACCATGCAGGCTGCCGCGGCGGCGACCACCTGTCAGGCGTTGGACAGCGTTGCCCAGTTTGCCGCTGCCCACAGCGTCGACTCGCCATGGCGAGACCCCGATGGAAACGTGGTCTCCTCGGAAGACGTCCCCGCGCTTCTCGGGGGTCTGGCCGAGTCCACCATCGCCAACGGCTACTGCGACCGTGAAGTGGTCTGGCGCGGGATGACCATCGACTTCACATGCGCGAGGAAGGGGCGGGAGGAACTGCTCTCTGCGCGCGTCATCACCGGCGACAACCGGCATCGGGTCGATGTCCCGCTCAATGCTGCCTGGACGGCGAAGGGCCAGCACTGGCGCATCCGGGACGCTATCGCAGCCGCAGTCGACGGAGCGCACGAAGTAGCGGCTGAGACGCGGGCCAACATCGAAGTGCTTCAGCAGCGGATCACTGAGAACGAAGCCGCCATGGGCCAGCCGTTCGCCGACCAAGCCGCTCTGGACGAGGCCCGCGGACGGCGTGCCGCACTCGACGCGGCGATCCGCGAACAGGCCGCCAAGGATGAAGAAGCACGCCGC from Catenulispora sp. GP43 carries:
- a CDS encoding type VI secretion protein yields the protein MTGRAELRSPSSAPRRGINRPYAGRAVRAPQPRVYRAATSQLAGLYPFLYGGGVPAIGPCIGTNLLSGAAFSCHPIAWLNNGLITNPNVLFTGIPGAGKSAHIKALSLRLMSYGVKTLVLGDLKNEYKELAHGLGVEPVQLGPGLPARLNPLDAGPLGEDLPSDPVELEERLAEIHRRRLTLLNALLATKLGRPLSPTEEAAVSLAIHEATGQAGGATTLVDPTLPQVWGVLRDPTDEMARDLRVRGGDAEELRDLVRDVTDALRAMVRGSLSGLFDGPTTVALDFTAPIQTVDLSRLDGRGDETIAMTLACVSSWGQSAIDDPAGPVRLVVRDELWRAMRIPAMVRKLDGDLRLSRATGTIQVLATHRLADFETVGAAGTPEAAIAANLIASCDVRVCLAQDVAPLAMTRDAIGLTGAECAHIASWGAAHIGHALWKVGRHHSAAVRLELTPLEREWFYTNQRMSA
- a CDS encoding type IV secretory system conjugative DNA transfer family protein — encoded protein: MHDAKDLVLTLAVGLFAVAGIGTWAWGELAGLLARGGLPGVSPSRSLSIATRLLGHLGDPRMAWPADAAAVLPGPVSFYCAGCLLLAGCAAVSFVGLRLWVRFKRRDDGFAARSDLTVHLAESAVMKRGPVVRPSLKEASFGLADVGLPLGRSVPDKVRLAVSTEDSVVVIAAPRQGKSSQVVIPWVHRWPGSALVTSMRMDVLLATAALREKQGPVAVMAPTGMTSWPSLVRWSPTSGCKNLDKARERAEVMVTVGRSEKQDSSNAGYFGANATNLLTLWLHAAALAGRSMIDVLTWSLNDRDDTPVKLLRDHPAAAPGSAQLLDGLYRTPPETKSGLWTTVQTALAPLLSPTAQATFCPEDESDVFDLESFLRSKGTVYLLVERKQASALAPLIAVFVDELIETAKRIADTMPGGRLDPPLALFLDEIANVVPLPSLPDLMSFAGGSGIFIAAILQSRAQAEARWGSEQAAMLWGAATVKLILGGLSGAELRDLSENLVGEYDRHMTTYQRSDDGSITTGTSVQQHKTMTAEDIRTLSSAEREALVIHATTPAVKIRMTRHYEGPDAALYARAEKAAYAILEEQIP
- a CDS encoding bifunctional DNA primase/polymerase, whose product is MAESLLTKTTDVGPISRARASLAALETLDRLHQAPQTPPAPGDLTTLRGWSGWGPLAPALERSRTGSWKEIGERIAFLLPDDHYNDGVQATYNAFYTPPQITAACWQILADLGFSGGRVLEPGCGAGAFIANTPDEIPAAWVGVERDPTTAAIARMLNPDATIHAKRLEETPLASYSMDAVLGNVPFGDTKVYDPTTPREVSANLHNYFIYRSVKALRPGGIAVLVTSRYTMDAAGSTGQMARYLIALEAELLGAIRLPNEALTSGGTEPLVDVLVLRRRRTGEASLPDQDQWITTGASVGGQQVNNYFLTNPNMVLGELAEDQAPRWGRTLRVDVRPDDPPVELAIAAAGSEIVRRATEAGRRWDVDAGASPITVETAPFELRADGKKEGSFHLVDGVVHEVVDGALTVVGRPGKELPKLVALRDAALALLDAETDHSRPDEDLAPLRAEAARRYDAYVKAHGYLNRYTVVEGKPDEDGSVTTSRRRPAMGGFRRDPDFVTVLALEDFDDDTRSATKAALLTRRVNRPRSRATHAESPAEAVALCRDELGRFDVERVVELLGVAEEEAARQLADVAFIDPDTNAWTPADEYLSGNVRTKLARARVAGAADRDRFGRNVPALEAVIPADLEPEQIEANLGAPWIPATDVSEFARELLGFPVKIWHEPRTNTWSVTASRRAEESAAATADWGTHRLNAYQLLEYGLNGKAPVVYDVIDDRRVRNQDETIAANDRLDAIAGRFANWWREDPDRADRLTHDYNQTFNAVVPRKYDGSYLTFPGLDAEFEPYSHQRDMVARMISGDDALCPYPVGTGKTATMFMAAIKLKALGLASKPLMIVVPSTLEQIARDGKRLFPNARILMAGKEDLATARGRKLFAARCAMEDWDAVVMSHPSFTSLPVHPTVKAEYLSTLAADYRTALIAAKADRAEPRKIKQIAKMVDNLDAQAKALPNHATDDGVFFEHLGTDYLLVDEMHYFKNLGVPVHTDGFAINGSKRAQDLDMKLSWQRGQHPGQGVVTGFTGTPVSNTLLEMFILQHYLQPQRLEELGLASADAWAALFVRFGTGVEITPDGGFRLNRRPVEIINIPELMHTVAEFAELRAPEAFPVVRPEAQRHIVVVDASDTVRDYVRELGERADDIRAGGVSPSFDNMLKICSDGRKVALHESLVGLESEGPGKIGAVVANVARIYHETKNLELAGDSAGITGRLQLVFCDLGTPNKDKGNQAYGIIRQQLTAAGVPLRGIRFIHEAATDAQRLVLFDQCNKGEVNVLLGSTDKLGVGVNVQRRAIALHHIDAPWRPDQVEQREGRVWRPKNLNPHVNIYRYVTKDSFDAFMWQTLERKEKAMRPILSGQVAARSIEDIGDVALDYGQIKAVATGNPMLAELNELNVKVKSLASLAASHQRNQRRLRADIHTFTMQAAAAATTCQALDSVAQFAAAHSVDSPWRDPDGNVVSSEDVPALLGGLAESTIANGYCDREVVWRGMTIDFTCARKGREELLSARVITGDNRHRVDVPLNAAWTAKGQHWRIRDAIAAAVDGAHEVAAETRANIEVLQQRITENEAAMGQPFADQAALDEARGRRAALDAAIREQAAKDEEARRNRTARTEEKSTVADVDDERAALLTRMLAAISTVASRAEAEHEQVVLNGAEAARALVPAGVVDVPAHVDSGESVAHEAALVETPPAAGEVSPAQPEQATASTPTRPESEPQLAREPRTVPSGPDLRPSPPTVHPAVQEPRAKEPPQMLERAIALANQGFHVFPLKPGTKRPMFKAWESLATTDPKLITRWWNATPNANIAIACGPSNLLVIDLDKAKKPGGPQHGQQTLTALAAGRELPSTFTVASARGGRHLYFRQPEGVALRNTVGSDTAGLGPLIDTRGHGGSIVAPGSVFEGGSYGIEHEAPIAEVPDWIIEELGSRKSIAEPAPAPALPRAPITDRRRSAYANTALNRSADAVATAPEGVRNDTLNREAFRMGRLVGGGVLQRDDVESELGRAAHHAGLPTGEAANTIASGLSAGTSRPRSVPDRDPLPRPPDR